In Phacochoerus africanus isolate WHEZ1 chromosome 2, ROS_Pafr_v1, whole genome shotgun sequence, one DNA window encodes the following:
- the KHDC3L gene encoding KH domain-containing protein 3, translating to MATPKSFPTLVQLEQREGTLFEVLGNLTKPPYWFHSEYLKSPKAVHLEAWLVEAIFGQGGEHIPHVECVSQTLLHISQWDPDGEAEILIFGRPYYQMDVSKMIMNLAEYHRQLRAQNTEPETMKGSEKAPALETATQRSPDEVWEAATQRSPSAARDAGTQRSPGAAREMATQSPPGAAREAATQRSPGAAREMATQSPPGAAREAAAQRSPGAAREAATQRSPGAAWDAGTQWSPDEVWQAATQSPPGAVREAATQRSPGAAREAATQRSPGAAREAATQRSPGAAREAATQRSPGAAREAATQRSPGAAREAATQRSPGAAREAATQRSPGAAREAATQRSPGAAREAATQRSPGAAPGGGDPAVPRRCPGGGDPAVPRSSPGGGDPAVPRRCPGGGDPAVPRRCPGGGDPAVPRRSPGGGDPAVPRRCPGGGDPAVPRSIPGGGDPAVARSSPGGGDPAVARRCPGGGDPAVPGAAREAATQRSPGAAREAATQRSPGAAREAATQRSPGAAREAATQRSPGAAREAATQRSPGAAREAATQRSPGAAREAATQRSPGAAREAATQRSPGAAREAATQRSPGAAREAATQRSPEASREAATQRSPGAAREAATQRSPGAAREAATQRSPGAAREAATQRSPEATQDLVTRF from the exons ATGGCCACTCCCAAGAGCTTTCCGACGCTCGTTCAGCTGGAGCAGCGAGAAGGGACGCTATTCGAGGTGCTCGGGAACCTCACCAAACCGCCCTACTGGTTTCACTCAGAGTACCTGAAGAGTCCGAAGGCAGTTCACCTGGAGGCCTGGCTCGTGGAAGCGATCTTCG GCCAGGGCGGAGAGCACATCCCGCACGTCGAGTGTGTGTCACAGACACTGCTTCACATTAGTCAGTGGGACCCGGATGGCGAAGCTGAGATCCTGATATTTGGACGGCCTTATTACCAGATGGATGTATCCAAGATGATCATGAACTTGGCCGAGTACCATCGCCAACTCCGGGCGCAAAATACCGAGCCGGAAACAATGAAAG GCTCCGAGAAGGCGCCTGCCCTGGAAACGGCGACCCAGCGGTCCCCCGACGAAGTCTGGGAGGCGGCGACCCAACGGTCCCCCAGTGCTGCCCGGGACGCCGGGACCCAGCGGTCCCCCGGTGCAGCCCGGGAGATGGCGACCCAGAGCCCACCCGGCGCTGCCCGGGAGGCGGCGACCCAGCGGTCCCCCGGTGCAGCCCGGGAGATGGCGACCCAGAGCCCACCCGGCGCTGCCCGGGAGGCGGCGGCCCAGCGGTCCCCCGGCGCTGCCCGGGAGGCGGCGACCCAGCGCTCCCCCGGCGCTGCCTGGGATGCCGGGACCCAGTGGTCCCCCGACGAAGTCTGGCAGGCAGCGACCCAGAGCCCCCCCGGCGCTGTCCGGGAGGCGGCGACCCAGCGGTCCCCCGGAGCAGCCCGGGAGGCGGCGACCCAGCGGTCCCCCGGCGCAGCCCGGGAGGCGGCGACCCAGCGGTCCCCCGGCGCAGCCCGGGAGGCGGCGACCCAGCGGTCGCCCGGCGCAGCCCGGGAGGCGGCGACCCAGCGGTCCCCCGGCGCTGCCCGGGAGGCGGCGACCCAGCGGTCCCCCGGCGCTGCCCGGGAGGCGGCGACCCAGCGGTCCCCCGGAGCAGCCCGGGAGGCGGCGACCCAGCGGTCCCCCGGCGCTGCCCGGGAGGCGGCGACCCAGCGGTCCCCCGGCGCTGCCCCGGGAGGCGGCGACCCAGCGGTCCCCCGGCGCTGCCCGGGAGGCGGCGACCCAGCGGTCCCCCGGAGCAGCCCGGGAGGCGGCGACCCAGCGGTCCCCCGGCGCTGCCCGGGAGGCGGCGACCCAGCGGTCCCCCGGCGCTGCCCGGGAGGCGGCGACCCAGCGGTCCCCCGGCGCAGCCCGGGAGGCGGCGACCCAGCGGTCCCCCGGCGCTGCCCGGGAGGCGGCGACCCAGCGGTCCCCCGGAGCATCCCGGGAGGCGGCGACCCAGCGGTCGCCCGGAGCAGCCCGGGAGGCGGCGACCCAGCGGTCGCCCGGCGCTGCCCGGGAGGCGGCGACCCAGCGGTCCCCGGAGCAGCCCGGGAGGCGGCGACCCAGCGGTCCCCCGGAGCAGCCCGGGAGGCGGCGACCCAGCGGTCGCCCGGCGCTGCCCGGGAGGCGGCGACCCAGCGGTCGCCCGGAGCAGCCCGGGAGGCGGCGACCCAGCGGTCCCCCGGCGCTGCCCGGGAGGCGGCGACCCAGCGCTCCCCCGGCGCAGCCCGGGAGGCGGCGACCCAGCGGTCCCCCGGCGCTGCCCGGGAGGCGGCGACCCAGCGGTCCCCCGGAGCAGCCCGGGAGGCGGCGACCCAGCGGTCCCCCGGAGCAGCCCGGGAGGCGGCGACCCAGCGGTCCCCCGGCGCTGCCCGGGAGGCGGCGACCCAGCGGTCTCCCGAAGCATCCCGGGAGGCGGCGACCCAGCGGTCGCCCGGCGCTGCCCGGGAGGCGGCGACCCAGCGGTCCCCCGGAGCAGCCCGGGAGGCGGCGACCCAGCGGTCCCCCGGCGCTGCCCGGGAGGCGGCGACCCAGCGCTCCCCCGAAGCTACCCAGGACCTGGTTACCAGGTTTTGA
- the OOEP gene encoding oocyte-expressed protein homolog codes for MHSAGATEAQGAESTTSPQENGLLELPLLAPRIHTRPWWFPVQELRNPLVFSLEAWLADSIFGPNQVLVPKIEWMSQALLMVDTVNAGNLVEITVFGRPAVQNRVKNVLLSLASRHREHRARAEKMEQLEEFLKALASGPQNPQHPVA; via the exons ATGCACAGCGCAGGTGCCACCGAAGCCCAGGGGGCAGAGTCGACGACATCTCCCCAGGAGAACGGGCTGCTGGAGTTACCACTTCTGGCGCCACGGATTCACACCCGGCCTTGGTGGTTTCCTGTGCAGGAGCTGAGAAATCCATTGGTGTTTTCCCTGGAGGCGTGGCTGGCTGACTCCATCTTCG gCCCAAACCAAGTCCTGGTTCCGAAGATTGAGTGGATGAGCCAGGCCCTGCTGATGGTAGACACAGTTAACGCGGGGAACTTGGTCGAAATCACAGTCTTCGGACGACCAGCTGTACAAAATCGGGTGAAGAACGTACTCCTTAGCCTAGCGTCGAGGCACCGAGAGCATCGTGCCCGAG ctgaAAAGATGGAACAACTCGAGGAGTTCTTGAAGGCCCTTGCATCAGGTCCCCAGAACCCCCAGCATCCTGTTGCATAA